One window of the Zymoseptoria tritici IPO323 chromosome 12, whole genome shotgun sequence genome contains the following:
- the MgAtr2 gene encoding ATP-binding cassette multidrug transporter (ABC-G family, PDR type, TC3 A.1.205. Involved in pleiotropic drug resistance and azole sensitivity), whose amino-acid sequence MTARMASESKIDDFGDEKSNRHSPSNDTLMKEKNESPGDVSSPSSTSINERNKEVNCLARRFSEISGWNEIPSNPLEAAKGTELDPLSPNFKARTWVKSMLKFSKQDGRTPMRTGGVAFRNLSAHGFGLATDYQKDVGNIWLDSISIVKKLFGMEKSRRIDILQDFEGLLESGEMLVVLGPPGSGCSTFLKTLTGETHGFQVDKNSYMNFQGIPAGEMHSVFRGEAIYTAEVDIHFPQLTVGETLTFAARARTPRFIPGDVERNVYAEHMRDVVMAMYGISHTINTRVGNDYLRGVSGGERKRVTIAEASLSGAALQAWDNSTRGLDSANAVEFCKSVRLGCELGGSAAMVAIYQAPRAAYEQFDKVIVLYEGRQIYFGNIHAGKTYFEDLGFQCPDRQTTPDFLTSMTSAVERVVKPGWEDKVPRSPDEFAAAWKASPTRQKLIQDIEDYERRFPFKGEAYQQFVDSRKAQKAKSHRFKSPYTISYLQQCQVCLWRGYRRLCADPELLYTSLFMNSILALIVGTLFYNLKLTTASFYQRGAVIFFGTMMNAFGSSLEILTLYHQRPIVEKHERYALYHPSAEAVASMIMDLPYKISNCIIFNTVLYFMVNLRREPGAFFFFIFLAFITTLTMSMMFRTIASCSRTLSQAMTPSALILLWLLIFTGFAIPVDYMLGWCRWLNYIDPVAYAFESLMINEFSGRNYACKSDDLVPSYGTLAAQSQVCNAVGAVAGRDYVEGEAYINSAYSYYRSHKWRNIGIIFAFMVGFLTVYLVASENIRAKKSKGEVLLFQKGRIPAALKEKSQDEEMSEVNRVSSVMCRQMSNVEATDVILRQTAVFSWRNVCYDIKIKGEERRILDNVDGWVKPGTLTALMGVSGAGKTTLLDVLATRVTMGVISGEMLVDGRERDNSFQRKTGYVQQQDLHLATSTVREALNFSALLRQPASVSRQEKLDYVDEVIKLLDMQEYADAVVGVPGEGLNVEQRKRLTVGVELAAKPQLLLFLDEPTSGLDSQTSWAICDLMEKLKNSGQAILCTIHQPSAMLFQRFNRLLFLAKGGKTVYFGEVGPGAKILSTYFERNGGHPCPPDANPAEWMLEVIGAAPGSRTDIDWHQVWRASPEYAATQRELDHLKDNGALVRQPSMVESDNESFNAFAAGFWSQLREVLVRVALQYWRTPSYIYAKLSLCTLAGLFIGFIFYKAPLTHQGLTNQMLSIFMIFTLFSNVSQQIMPHFVLQRSLYEARERPSKTYSWQVFLISNILIELPWNAFAGLLFFLCYYYPIGLYANASPTDSVAERGGYFFLMILAFFLFTSTFTNLMIAGMDSAETSGNIATLLFSLCLIFNGILASPKTMPKFWLFLYRVSPFTYITGGLMSAGLMDQTTHCAANEFVTFQPDGGEGGGTTCGTYMDPYISGANGTVGKGGYILNPSADADCKYCSFNTTNHFLKLVSIDPADRWRDLGITWVYILVNVAGAVALYWLFRVPKGSKKKAEKKEKTG is encoded by the exons ATGACAGCAAGAATGGCCTCCGAAAGCAAGATCGACGACTTTGGCGATGAGAAATCGAATCGTCACAGCCCATCCAACGATACTTTGATGAAGGAAAAGAATGAATCTCCCGGTGATGTCTCGTCTCCCAGCAGCACCTCCATCAACGAGCGGAACAAAGAAGTCAACTGCCTTGCAAGAAGATTCAGCGAGATCTCAGGTTGGAATGAGATTCCTTCGAATCCCCTCGAAGCTGCCAAGGGCACCGAGCTCGACCCGCTCTCACCCAACTTCAAAGCCAGGACATGGGTCAAGAGCATGCTGAAGTTCTCCAAGCAGGATGGCAGAACTCCCATGCGCACAGGCGGTGTGGCATTCCGCAACCTCAGCGCTCATGGATTCGGTTTGGCCACGGACTACCAGAAGGATGTCGGCAACATCTGGCTGGACTCAATCAGCATCGTGAAGAAATTGTTTGGAATGGAAAAGTCTCGCCGCATCGACATTCTGCAAGACTTCGAAGGACTGCTTGAATCTGGAGAGATGCTCGTGGTCCTCGGCCCACCAGGTTCAGGCTGCTCCACCTTCCTCAAAACATTGACGGGCGAGACCCATGGATTCCAAGTCGACAAAAACAGCTATATGAACTTCCAAGGCATACCGGCGGGGGAAATGCACAGCGTGTTCCGAGGCGAGGCAATATACACCGCCGAAGTCGACATCCACTTCCCTCAATTGACCGTGGGCGAGACTCTCACCTTTGCTGCTCGCGCTCGCACTCCACGATTCATTCCTGGCGATGTCGAGCGCAATGTATATGCTGAGCATATGCGCGATGTTGTGATGGCCATGTACGGCATATCCCACACGATCAACACCAGAGTCGGTAATGACTACCTCCGAGGTGTGAGTGGGGGTGAACGGAAGCGTGTCACTATCGCCGAGGCGTCTCTGAGTGGAGCCGCTCTCCAAGCATG GGACAACTCCACCAGAGGTCTCGACTCGGCCAATGCTGTCGAGTTTTGCAAATCAGTCCGCCTTGGGTGCGAACTCGGAGGTTCTGCGGCCATGGTCGCCATTTATCAAGCCCCGCGAGCTGCATATGAGCAATTCGACAAAGTGATTGTGCTCTACGAGGGCCGACAAATCTACTTCGGTAACATTCACGCGGGCAAGACGTACTTTGAAGATCTGGGATTTCAGTGTCCCGACAGACAAACAACGCCCGACTTCCTGACCTCCATGACATCCGCCGTTGAGCGTGTCGTCAAGCCTGGATGGGAAGACAAAGTGCCGCGCTCACCGGACGAGTTCGCTGCCGCCTGGAAGGCCAGTCCGACTCGCCAAAAACTCATCCAAGACATCGAAGACTACGAACGACGGTTCCCATTCAAAGGAGAAGCGTACCAACAATTCGTCGACAGTCGCAAAGCTCAAAAGGCGAAGTCACACCGGTTCAAGTCGCCATATACCATCTCCTACCTGCAACAGTGCCAAGTCTGCCTGTGGCGTGGATATCGACGACTGTGCGCCGATCCTGAGCTGCTCTACACCTCCCTCTTTATGAACTCGATCCTCGCTCTCATTGTCGGAACCCTCTTCTACAACCTCAAGCTCACCACAGCTTCCTTCTACCAGCGTGGCGCCGTCATTTTCTTCGGG ACCATGATGAACGCGTTTGGAAGCTCTCTCGAGATTCTCACCCTATACCATCAACGACCCATCGTTGAGAAGCATGAACGCTATGCGCTGTACCATCCATCCGCGGAGGCAGTGGCATCGATGATCATGGACCTCCCTTACAAGATTAGCAATTGCATCATCTTCAACACCGTACTCTACTTTATGGTCAACCTTCGACGAGAACCCGGCGCTTTCTTCTTTTTCATCTTCCTGGCCTTCATTACCACGCTTACGATGAGCATGATGTTTCGGACTATCGCCTCATGCTCGCGAACGCTCTCACAGGCCATGACGCCTTCTGCGCTCATCTTGCTCTGGCTACTCA TCTTCACC GGTTTCGCGATCCCCGTGGACTACATGCTTGGTTGG TGTCGCTGGCTGAACTACATCGACCCGGTAGCCTACGCATTCGAGTCGCTCATGATCAACGAGTTCAGTGGACGCAACTACGCCTGTAAGAGTGACGATCTGGTCCCCTCATATGGAACCCTCGCCGCGCAGTCTCAAGTATGCAATGCGGTCGGTGCCGTCGCCGGACGGGATTACGTCGAAGGCGAGGCCTACATCAACAGCGCCTACAGTTACTACCGCTCCCATAAGTGGCGCAACATCGGCATCATATTCGCGTTCATGGTCGGATTTTTGACCGTCTATCTCGTTGCCTCCGAGAACATCCGGGCGAAGAAGTCCAAAGGTGAAGTCTTACTCTTCCAGAAGGGTCGTATCCCTGCTGCGTTGAAGGAGAAGTCTCAAGATGAGGAGATGTCGGAGGTCAATCGAGTGTCTTCCGTCATGTGTCGCCAGATGAGCAATGTGGAGGCCACTGATGTAATTTTACGTCAGACTGCGGTGTTCAGTTGGAGGAATGTCTGCTACGATATCAAGATCAAAGGCGAAGAGCGTCGTATTCTAGACAACGTTG ATGGGTGGGTCAAACCCGGTACCCTCACTGCGCTAATGGGCGTTTCTGGCGCTGGCAAAACAACACTTCTCGACGTCCTAGCCACACGTGTCACGATGGGCGTTATCAGCGGCGAAATGCTAGTCGACGGCCGCGAACGTGACAACTCCTTCCAACGTAAGACCGGTTATGTGCAACAGCAAGACCTGCACCTCGCCACCAGCACTGTGCGCGAAGCTCTTAACTTTAGTGCCCTCCTCCGGCAACCCGCGAGTGTATCGCGCcaggagaagctcgactaTGTCGACGAAGTTATTAAACTCCTGGACATGCAAGAGTATGCCGACGCCGTGGTTGGCGTGCCAGGCGAAGGCCTAAATGTCGAACAACGCAAGCGATTGACCGTAGGAGTCGAGCTGGCCGCCAAACCTCAGCTACTTCTCTTCCTGGACGAGCCTACCTCTGGCCTCGACTCGCAGACGAGTTGGGCTATCTGCGACCTTATGGAGAAACTCAAGAACTCCGGCCAGGCCATCCTGTGCACTATCCACCAGCCCTCGGCTATGCTCTTCCAGCGCTTCAACCGCCTCCTGTTTCTCGCCAAGGGCGGCAAGACCGTTTACTTCGGCGAAGTCGGCCCCGGCGCAAAGATCCTCTCGACCTATTTTGAGCGAAACGGAGGACATCCCTGCCCACCTGATGCCAATCCTGCCGAATGGATGCTGGAAGTCATTGGTGCCGCGCCTGGGTCACGCACCGACATTGACTGGCATCAGGTCTGGCGTGCCAGTCCAGAGTACGCCGCGACGCAGCGTGAACTGGACCATCTCAAAGACAACGGCGCCCTCGTCCGCCAACCCTCGATGGTCGAAAGCGATAATGAAAGCTTCAATGCCTTCGCCGCTGGATTTTGGTCGCAGTTGCGGGAAGTCCTCGTCCGCGTGGCTCTCCAATACTGGCGCACTCCGTCTTACATCTACGCCAAACTCTCCCTCTGTACCCTCGCGGGTCTGTTCATCGGGTTTATCTTTTACAAAGCGCCATTGACCCACCAAGGGTTGACGAATCAAATGC TTTCCATCTTCATGATATTCACCCTCTTCAGCAACGTATCTCAGCAAATCATGCCACACTTCGTCCTCCAACGCTCCCTGTACGAAGCCCGCGAACGACCCTCGAAGACTTACTCCTGGCAAGTCTTCCTAATCTCCAACATCCTCATCGAACTCCCGTGGAACGCTTTCGCAGGCCTACTGTTCTTCCTGTGCTACTACTATCCCATCGGTCTATACGCCAACGCCAGCCCAACCGACAGCGTCGCGGAGCGCGGAGGCTATTTCTTCCTGATGATactcgccttcttcctcttcacgaGCACCTTCACAAACTTAATGATCGCCGGGATGGACAGCGCGGAAACGTCGGGAAATATCGCGACCCTACTGTTCTCGCTTTGTTTGATCTTCAACGGCATCCTGGCCTCCCCGAAGACTATGCCCAAGTTTTGGCTGTTCCTGTATCGGGTTAGTCCATTTACGTACATTACGGGTGGGCTGATGTCCGCCGGACTCATGGACCAGACCACCCACTGCGCGGCCAATGAGTTTGTCACATTCCAACCggacggcggcgagggcggtggCACGACATGTGGAACATACATGGACCCGTACATTTCCGGCGCGAATGGGACCGTGGGAAAAGGCGGGTATATCTTGAACCCGAGTGCAGACGCGGATTGCAAGTACTGCTCGTTCAACACCACGAACCACTTCCTCAAGCTGGTTAGTATTGATCCAGCGGATCGATGGAGAGATCTGGGGATTACCTGGGTGTACATCTTGGTCAATGTCGCTGGGGCTGTGGCACTTTACTGGCTGTTTCGGGTGCCGAAGGGCTCGAAGaagaaagcggagaagaaggagaagacagGATGA